In one window of Sardina pilchardus chromosome 23, fSarPil1.1, whole genome shotgun sequence DNA:
- the pnpla4 gene encoding patatin-like phospholipase domain-containing protein 4, whose product MAVNLSFAACGFLGIYQLGVVGALQQHGRSLLGRLHACGGASAGSLVATVLLTAPHKLESCKDFTYRFADSVRKQALGAVTPGYDFMQELRDGINEILPQDAHLRAEGRLHVSITHSKTRRNHIVTSFSSREELIQALLASSFVPFYAGLNPVKFQGQTWIDGGFTDSLPIMPGGRTITVSPFSGPLDICPTHTGRSPLMLRLANMSVHFSRQNIVRLNQALFPPTESRMRALGQEGYEDAVNFLKKERWTSSTS is encoded by the exons atggcggTGAACTTGTCGTTTGCGGCGTGCGGGTTCCTGGGCATCTACCAGCTGGGTGTGGTGGGGGCGCTGCAGCAGCATGGGCGGAGCCTACTGGGGCGTCTGCACGCGTGCGGAGGAGCGTCGGCCGGATCACTAGTGGCCACCGTGCTGCTCACCGCACCACACAAGCTggag AGTTGTAAAGACTTCACGTATCGCTTCGCTGACAGCGTCAGGAAACAGGCCCTGGGAGCCGTAACCCCAGGTTACGACTTCATGCAGGAGCTCAG GGATGGCATCAACGAGATCCTCCCCCAGGATGCGCACCTGCGTGCTGAAGGCCGCCTCCATGTGTCCATCACACACTCCAAAACACGCCGCAACCACATAGTGACCAGCTTCAGCTCCAGAGAGGAACTcatacag GCCCTCTTAGCCAGTAGCTTTGTGCCGTTCTACGCGGGGCTCAATCCAGTGAAGTTCCAGGGACAG ACGTGGATAGATGGAGGCTTCACCGACAGCCTTCCCATCATGCCCGGCGGCAGGACCATCACCGTGTCGCCCTTCAGTGGCCCCTTGGACatctgccccacacacaccggCCGCAGTCCCCTCATGCTACGCCTCGCTAACATGAGCGTCcac TTTTCCCGCCAGAACATTGTCCGGCTGAACCAGGCGCTCTTCCCTCCGACGGAGAGTCGCATGCGAGCGCTCGGCCAGGAAGGATACGAGGACGCCGTCAACTTCCTGAAGAAGGAACGCTGGACCTCCTCCACTTCCTGA
- the sts gene encoding steryl-sulfatase isoform X1 has product MPLCCCSSAAMAPAWILACAVLVLREPVRAAGEVRRPNFVLLMVDDMGIGDLGCYGNKTLKTPNIDRLAEEGVRLTQHIASAPLCTPSRAGFLTGRYPIRSGMVTQSRVGVYIISAASGGLPNQELTFARLAKEQGYSTALIGKWHLGLNCDRHDDLCHHPRAHGFDHFYGISMTNLRDCQPGHGSVFEHVHTHVPYGSLALGALTLALLHARGVVCVSRRLALAALGLVAAAAAAFGVFRWTFRDLNCFLMRGGEVVEQPFVSENLTRRMTAEALQFLERSSEGPFLLFLSFLQVHTALFASSQFQGRSAHGLYGDAVMEVDWSVGEVLRALERLQLAEQTLVYLTSDQGPHLEEISVRGEVHHGYTGIYRAGKSTNWEGGIRVPGLLRWPGVIPGGRDVSDPTSNMDLFPTVVKLAGATIPQDREIDGRDLMPLLRGESERSEHEFLFHYCNAYLNAVRWSPRDSSAVWKVFFFTPIFHPENSSACFHTHACFCTPDYVTHHDPPLLFDLSRDPSESRPLSPDTEPAFRAVLEAVAAATERHVRGVVPVPDQLSPGNMLWKPWLQPCCSSWTQLCRCARDHQQGELTLSH; this is encoded by the exons ATGCCCCTTTGTTGTTGCAGCAGTGCAGCGATGGCGCCTGCGTGGATCCTGGCGTGTGCGGTCTTGGTGCTCCGCGAACCCGTCCGCGCCGCGGGGGAAGTCCGGAGACCGAACtttgtgttgttgatggtggATGACATGGGCATCGGGGACCTCGGCTGCTACGGAAATAAAACACTAAA gactCCAAACATTGATCGTCTAGCAGAAGAGGGGGTGCGTCTAACGCAGCACATTGCCTCAGCGCCCCTCTGCACCCCAAGCAGAGCAGGGTTCCTCACCGGACGCTACCCTATACGctctg gtATGGTGACCCAGTCCAGAGTGGGCGTGTACATCATCTCAGCTGCGTCCGGAGGATTACCCAATCAGGAGCTGACCTTTGCCAGGCTGGCCAAAGAGCAGGGCTACTCAACCGCCCTCATAG GTAAGTGGCATCTGGGTCTCAACTGCGATCGTCACGACGACCTGTGCCACCACCCCCGGGCCCACGGCTTCGATCACTTCTACGGCATCAGCATGACCAACCTGCGCGACTGCCAACCGGGTCACGGCTCCGTCTTcgagcacgtgcacacacacgtcccctacGGCTCGCTGGCGCTGGGCGCTCTCACGCTCGCTCTCCTGCACGCGCggggcgtggtgtgtgtgtcgcggCGTCTGGCCCTCGCGGCGCTGGGgctggtggcggcggcggcggccgcgtTCGGAGTGTTCCGGTGGACGTTCCGCGACCTCAACTGCTTCCTGATGCGCGGCGGCGAGGTGGTGGAACAGCCGTTCGTCTCGGAGAACCTGACCAGGAGGATGACCGCCGAGGCCCTGCAGTTcctggagag gagctctGAGGGGccgttcctcctcttcctgtcctTCCTGCAGGTGCACACGGCGCTCTTCGCCTCCTCTCAGTTCCAGGGGCGGAGCGCTCACGGTCTCTATGGCGACGCCGTCATGGAGGTGGACTGGAGTGTAG gtgaggtCTTGCGTGCTCTGGAGCGGCTGCAGCTGGCGGAGCAGACGCTGGTGTATCTGACCTCAGATCAGGGACCCCACCTGGAGGAGATCTCCGTGCGGGGAGAAGTGCATCACGGATACACCGGCAtctacagag CGGGCAAGTCCACTAACTGGGAGGGGGGCATCCGTGTGCCGGGGCTCCTGCGCTGGCCGGGGGTCATTCCCGGGGGGAGGGACGTCTCTGACCCCACCAGCAACATGGACCTCTTCCCCACCGTCGTCAAGCTCGCCGGAGCCACCATACCTCAGGACAG ggagattGATGGTCGTGATCTGATGCCTCTATTGCGAGGAGAATCGGAGCGCTCAGAGCACGAGTTTCTGTTCCACTATTGCAATGCCTACCTCAATGCTGTGCGCTGGAGCCCCAGAGAca GTTCTGCGGTGTGGAAGGTGTTCTTCTTCACGCCCATCTTCCACCCCGAGAACAGCTCCGCCTGTTTCCACACCCACGCCTGCTTCTGCACGCCCGACTACGTCACCCACCACGACCCCCCGCTGCTTTTTGACCTCTCCAGGGACCCGTCCGAGAGCCGACCGCTCTCGCCGGACACCGAGCCGGCCTTCCGCGCCGTGCTGGAGGCGGTCGCCGCGGCAACGGAGCGACACGTCCGCGGGGTGGTGCCCGTGCCGGACCAGCTGTCGCCGGGCAACATGCTGTGGAAGCCCTGGCTACAGCCCTGCTGCTCCAGCTGGACTCAGCTCTGCCGCTGCGCTCGCGaccaccagcagggggagctcaCGCTCTCTCACTGA
- the sts gene encoding steryl-sulfatase isoform X2 — translation MAPAWILACAVLVLREPVRAAGEVRRPNFVLLMVDDMGIGDLGCYGNKTLKTPNIDRLAEEGVRLTQHIASAPLCTPSRAGFLTGRYPIRSGMVTQSRVGVYIISAASGGLPNQELTFARLAKEQGYSTALIGKWHLGLNCDRHDDLCHHPRAHGFDHFYGISMTNLRDCQPGHGSVFEHVHTHVPYGSLALGALTLALLHARGVVCVSRRLALAALGLVAAAAAAFGVFRWTFRDLNCFLMRGGEVVEQPFVSENLTRRMTAEALQFLERSSEGPFLLFLSFLQVHTALFASSQFQGRSAHGLYGDAVMEVDWSVGEVLRALERLQLAEQTLVYLTSDQGPHLEEISVRGEVHHGYTGIYRAGKSTNWEGGIRVPGLLRWPGVIPGGRDVSDPTSNMDLFPTVVKLAGATIPQDREIDGRDLMPLLRGESERSEHEFLFHYCNAYLNAVRWSPRDSSAVWKVFFFTPIFHPENSSACFHTHACFCTPDYVTHHDPPLLFDLSRDPSESRPLSPDTEPAFRAVLEAVAAATERHVRGVVPVPDQLSPGNMLWKPWLQPCCSSWTQLCRCARDHQQGELTLSH, via the exons ATGGCGCCTGCGTGGATCCTGGCGTGTGCGGTCTTGGTGCTCCGCGAACCCGTCCGCGCCGCGGGGGAAGTCCGGAGACCGAACtttgtgttgttgatggtggATGACATGGGCATCGGGGACCTCGGCTGCTACGGAAATAAAACACTAAA gactCCAAACATTGATCGTCTAGCAGAAGAGGGGGTGCGTCTAACGCAGCACATTGCCTCAGCGCCCCTCTGCACCCCAAGCAGAGCAGGGTTCCTCACCGGACGCTACCCTATACGctctg gtATGGTGACCCAGTCCAGAGTGGGCGTGTACATCATCTCAGCTGCGTCCGGAGGATTACCCAATCAGGAGCTGACCTTTGCCAGGCTGGCCAAAGAGCAGGGCTACTCAACCGCCCTCATAG GTAAGTGGCATCTGGGTCTCAACTGCGATCGTCACGACGACCTGTGCCACCACCCCCGGGCCCACGGCTTCGATCACTTCTACGGCATCAGCATGACCAACCTGCGCGACTGCCAACCGGGTCACGGCTCCGTCTTcgagcacgtgcacacacacgtcccctacGGCTCGCTGGCGCTGGGCGCTCTCACGCTCGCTCTCCTGCACGCGCggggcgtggtgtgtgtgtcgcggCGTCTGGCCCTCGCGGCGCTGGGgctggtggcggcggcggcggccgcgtTCGGAGTGTTCCGGTGGACGTTCCGCGACCTCAACTGCTTCCTGATGCGCGGCGGCGAGGTGGTGGAACAGCCGTTCGTCTCGGAGAACCTGACCAGGAGGATGACCGCCGAGGCCCTGCAGTTcctggagag gagctctGAGGGGccgttcctcctcttcctgtcctTCCTGCAGGTGCACACGGCGCTCTTCGCCTCCTCTCAGTTCCAGGGGCGGAGCGCTCACGGTCTCTATGGCGACGCCGTCATGGAGGTGGACTGGAGTGTAG gtgaggtCTTGCGTGCTCTGGAGCGGCTGCAGCTGGCGGAGCAGACGCTGGTGTATCTGACCTCAGATCAGGGACCCCACCTGGAGGAGATCTCCGTGCGGGGAGAAGTGCATCACGGATACACCGGCAtctacagag CGGGCAAGTCCACTAACTGGGAGGGGGGCATCCGTGTGCCGGGGCTCCTGCGCTGGCCGGGGGTCATTCCCGGGGGGAGGGACGTCTCTGACCCCACCAGCAACATGGACCTCTTCCCCACCGTCGTCAAGCTCGCCGGAGCCACCATACCTCAGGACAG ggagattGATGGTCGTGATCTGATGCCTCTATTGCGAGGAGAATCGGAGCGCTCAGAGCACGAGTTTCTGTTCCACTATTGCAATGCCTACCTCAATGCTGTGCGCTGGAGCCCCAGAGAca GTTCTGCGGTGTGGAAGGTGTTCTTCTTCACGCCCATCTTCCACCCCGAGAACAGCTCCGCCTGTTTCCACACCCACGCCTGCTTCTGCACGCCCGACTACGTCACCCACCACGACCCCCCGCTGCTTTTTGACCTCTCCAGGGACCCGTCCGAGAGCCGACCGCTCTCGCCGGACACCGAGCCGGCCTTCCGCGCCGTGCTGGAGGCGGTCGCCGCGGCAACGGAGCGACACGTCCGCGGGGTGGTGCCCGTGCCGGACCAGCTGTCGCCGGGCAACATGCTGTGGAAGCCCTGGCTACAGCCCTGCTGCTCCAGCTGGACTCAGCTCTGCCGCTGCGCTCGCGaccaccagcagggggagctcaCGCTCTCTCACTGA